In Scyliorhinus torazame isolate Kashiwa2021f chromosome 18, sScyTor2.1, whole genome shotgun sequence, the following are encoded in one genomic region:
- the LOC140395062 gene encoding protein S100-A1-like — translation MVAIAMEDCLKPDRLELDPQAAEAKGIFSHWLYCFEAYLSSSPAVTEAHKLCLLNARPPTMTAPTKTEVAMQNLMDVFYQYVEGDKCTLTRAQMKSLVDTELNQLIKNKNNIESFDKMMRDLDFDGDGEMNFEEFVSFIASLMFSCNEIYVQKRGQQAKK, via the exons cgacccacaggcagctgaagccaaaggaatcttctcacacTGGCTctattgctttgaggcctacctctcctcctcgcccgccgtcaccgaggcacacaagctgtgtctcctcaacgcccgg ccTCCTACCATGACGGCTCCAACCAAAACCGAGGTGGCGATGCAGAACCTGATGGATGTTTTTTATCAATACGTCGAGGGGGACAAATGCACCTTGACCAGGGCTCAGATGAAATCCCTGGTGGATACAGAGCTCAACCAGCTGATAAAG AATAAGAATAATATTGAATCCTTTGATAAGATGATGAGAGATCTGGATTTTGATGGTGATGGAGAAATGAATTTTGAGGAGTTTGTGTCATTCATCGCCAGTCTCATGTTTTCCTGTAATGAAATTTATGTCCAGAAGCGGGGGCAACAAGCAAAGAAATGA
- the kxd1 gene encoding kxDL motif-containing protein 1 has translation MEASASGVFCSRMLSMVNREDVNAIVQAQRHMLDRFEKTNEMLLNFNNLSSMRLNQMTERYQHHTRALVDMKKDLDSIFRRIRILKDKLAKQHPEAFSSINNSLVAEDDEDLDPIPKGSLPLSATLDLSSDSSNTSPTLLSTGASGDSEDALQGLADALAIKGQIDGHEQPVRVGGGE, from the exons ATGGAGGCCTCTGCCTCCGGTGTGTTCTGTAGCAGGATGTTGAGTATGGTGAACCGTGAGGATGTCAATGCCATTGTCCAGGCACAGAGACACAT GCTGGACCGTTTTGAGAAGACGAACGAGATGTTATTGAACTTTAACAATTTGTCAAGCATGAGGCTAAATCAGATGACAGAACGGTACCAGCACCATACCAGGGCACTTGTGGACATGAAAAAAGATCTTGACAGCATCTTTCGGCGAATAAG GATTTTGAAGGACAAACTCGCAAAGCAACACCCGGAAGCGTTCAGCA GTATCAACAATTCCCTGGTTGCAGAAGATGATGAGGATTTGGATCCAATCCCAAAGGGCTCATTACCACTTTCTGCCACTCTCGATCTAAGCTCTGACTCCAGTAATACCAGCCCAACATTACTGTCCACAGGAGCAAGCGGGGACTCAGAAGATGCCTTGCAGGGACTTGCAGACGCTCTGGCAATTAAGGGACAGATTGATGGACACGAGCAGCCTGTCCGGGTAGGTGGGGGAGAGTAA